The Malus sylvestris chromosome 8, drMalSylv7.2, whole genome shotgun sequence genomic interval ttgaagatccgttagcCCTTTGGAATGCCTTGAGAagcagatacaatcaccagacaacggtgattcttccaaaagctcgctatgactggactcacctaaggatccaggatttcaaatcagtggctgagtacaattcggcgttgttcagaattacctctcagatgaaACTCTGTGGGGATACTATCACTGAGGAGATGTtattggaaaagactttcagcacattccaCGCCTCTAACATGGTACTGCAACAACAGTATAGAGCGCGaggcttcactgaatacaaccagctgatatctgtgctcTTGGTGgctgaacagaacaatgagcttctcatgaaaaaccataattcccgacctactggatcagcaccgttcccagaagtgaatgttgCGTCCCTTGAAAGAAATACCATATCCTCCCgtggcaataattacaaacgaggaCGTGGTCACAAGCAAGGTCGGTGGAAAGGAAAaagcaagaaccatggtgtccagtttcacaaccaggttccaaggTATAATCCAGGCCCGAGCTTTAAAAATACCAATCGCCAGAAAGGAAAAGCTCATGTGAACACTCCTAGAAATCATGAAGGAGgttgccataggtgtggtggcaacggACATTGGGCGCGTACTTGTCGCACCCCAAAGCATCTGGTGGAACTATATCAAGCCTCcttcaaggagaagggtgtcgagatcaatttccttgaccaggctaaaccaatggaAACCCCTGATCCAGTGACCAATTTATCAGGACAGTTAAACACAACCCACCTGGATGCTACAGACTTTATTAatgaaagagggaatgaagtttatgggtccgattgaattatttatgtttaatgtactcATGTTATTTGTACCTGTGGTTTAATGCtcgcattttcaattcaataaaagtagtattccagtatgaataaattgctttttctttactcagagatcatggataaaaattatggttattctcaaaacaagatCAATGGCGGAGACTTTTGTCTTGCAGATAGCGCAACCACGCATTCAATACTTCGAGACCGAAAGTATTTCTCGAATTTggtacttgcaaaagtaaaggtaacaacaatatcaggaccatcagatgtaattgaaggctcaggaaaagcccagattatgttaccaaatggaacaatattgtctatAAAGAATGCATTATATGCTACTCGGTCcattcgaaatttgttgagttttaaagacatacgtttaaatggataccaccttgaaacgaaaagtgtagaaaatgtggaatatttatgcattacctccaacgatacccagaagcgtatattggagaagttgcatggtttatcgagtggattgtattgtacatacataaagacagttgaggcatatactgtcatgaaccagaagttcattgattcaaaggtttacatgatttggcatgaccgtctaggtcatccaggatccaccatgatgcgtagaatcattaccaactctaatggacatccattactGAGCAGACACATTAATGTCCCGAATGATAATCattgcaaggcttgttcccaagggaagttggtaattagaccatcacaactaaaggttgatgatgaatccccatcatttttgcaaagaattcaaggggatatttgtggacctattcaaccaccttgtggaccatttcgatattttatggttttggttgatgcatctacccgatggtcacatgtttgcctattgtctactcgaaatgtagcttttgcgagacttcttgctcagataattaagttgcgagcacagttcccagatcatcccattaagtccattcgacttgataacgctggtgaatttacgtctcaaacctttgatgattactgtaTGGCACTGGGCATTAATGTTGAACACcttgttcctcatgtccatactcaaaatggtttagcagaggcatttatcaagcggcttcaattaatagcccgcactctgctcatgaaaacgaaattgccagtttctacatggggacatgccatattacatgctgcatcattggttagattgagacccatagccaaccaccaatactcatcaatacaactcgtgtttggacatcagccaaatatttcacatttacgagtttttggttgtgctgcttatgtgcctattgcaccaccacaacgaactaaaatgggacctcagcgcagattgggaat includes:
- the LOC126632016 gene encoding uncharacterized protein LOC126632016, with product MANLAKLDFAALDITGKNYLTWVLDTKIHLEAANLGDTIKEESSSSSQDRAKAMIFIRRHLDEALKSEYLTVEDPLALWNALRSRYNHQTTVILPKARYDWTHLRIQDFKSVAEYNSALFRITSQMKLCGDTITEEMLLEKTFSTFHASNMVLQQQYRARGFTEYNQLISVLLVAEQNNELLMKNHNSRPTGSAPFPEVNVASLERNTISSRGNNYKRGRGHKQGRWKGKSKNHGVQFHNQVPRYNPGPSFKNTNRQKGKAHVNTPRNHEGGCHRCGGNGHWARTCRTPKHLVELYQASFKEKGVEINFLDQAKPMETPDPVTNLSGQLNTTHLDATDFINERGNEVYGSD